From Canis lupus familiaris isolate Mischka breed German Shepherd chromosome 16, alternate assembly UU_Cfam_GSD_1.0, whole genome shotgun sequence, one genomic window encodes:
- the EPHA1 gene encoding LOW QUALITY PROTEIN: ephrin type-A receptor 1 (The sequence of the model RefSeq protein was modified relative to this genomic sequence to represent the inferred CDS: deleted 1 base in 1 codon), with amino-acid sequence MERRWPLGLGLLLLLRAPLPPGARAEEVTLMDTSTAQGELGWLLDPPEDGWSEVQQILNGTPLYMYQDCPVQAGGDTDHWLRSNWIYRGEEASRVHVELQFTVRDCKSFPGGAGPLGCKETFNLLYMESDQDVGIQLRRPLFQKVTTVAADQSFTIRDLASGAVKLNVERCSLGHLTRRGLYLAFHNPGACVALVSVRVFYQRCPEVVQGLARFPNTLPGPGGLVEVAGTCLPHAQVSPGPSGAPRMHCSPDGEWLVPVGRCHCEPGYEEGGSGEGCLACPSGSYRADADAPHCVKCPGHSAAESEGATLCICHSGHFRAPGEGPQVSCTRPPSVPRNLSFSVLGTQLSLRWEPPADMGGRQDVRYSVGCSQCRGAAVDGGPCQPCGGSVRFSPGASGLTAPAVRVNGLEPYANYTFNVEAQNGVSGLGTSTPASASLSVSMGHAESLSGLSLRLVKKEPRQLELTWAGSRPRSPEANLSYELHVLNQDEERHQMVLEPRVLLTELQPDTTYIVRVRMLTPLGPGPFSPDHEFRTSPPVSRGLTGGEIVAIIFGLLLGVALLMGMLFFRSRKAQRRHPQRQRDRVAEVNREDKLWLKPYVDLQAYEDPAQGALDFTQELDPGWLIVDTVIGEGEFGEVYRGTLKIPSQDCKTVAIKTLKDTSPDGQWWNFLREATIMGQFNHPHILHLEGVVTKRKPIMIITEFMENGALDAFLREREDQLVPGQLVAMLQGIASGMNYLSDHNYVHRDLAARNILVSQNLCCKVSDFGLTRLLDNFDGTYETQGGKIPIRWTAPEAIAHRTFTTASDVWSFGIVMWEVLSFGDKPYGEMSNQEVMKSIEDGYRLPPPVDCPAPLYELMKNCWAYDRARRPSFHQLKAHLDQLLANPHSLRTIANFDPRVTLRLPSLSGSDGIPYRSVPEWLESIRMKRYILHFRSAGLDTMECVLELTAEDLAQMGITLPGHQKRILCSIQGFKD; translated from the exons ATGGAGCGGCGCTGGCCCCTGGGGCtcgggctgctgctgctgctccgcGCCCCGCTGCCCCCGGGGGCGCGCGCCGAGGAAG TCACTCTGATGGACACGAGCACAGCACAGGGCGAGCTGGGCTGGCTGCTGGATCCCCCGGAGGATGGG TGGAGTGAGGTGCAGCAGATCCTGAACGGGACGCCCCTTTACATGTACCAGGACTGCCCAGTGCAAGCAGGCGGGGACACTGACCACTGGCTGCGCTCCAACTGGATCTACCGCGGGGAGGAAGCTTCTCGGGTCCACGTGGAGCTGCAGTTCACCGTGAGGGACTGTAAGAGTTTCCCCGGCGGAGCCGGGCCTCTGGGCTGCAAGGAGACCTTCAACCTCCTGTACATGGAGAGTGACCAGGACGTGGGCATCCAGCTCCGACGGCCCTTGTTCCAAAAG gTAACTACTGTGGCTGCAGACCAGAGCTTCACCATCCGGGACCTCGCGTCTGGCGCTGTGAAACTGAACGTGGAGCGCTGCTCCTTGGGGCACCTGACCCGCCGAGGCCTCTACCTCGCTTTCCACAACCCGGGTGCCTGTGTGGCCCTGGTGTCCGTAAGGGTCTTTTACCAGCGCTGTCCTGAGGTCGTGCAGGGCTTGGCCCGATTCCCCAACACTCTGCCCGGACCTGGCGGGCTGGTGGAGGTGGCAGGGACCTGCTTGCCCCACGCCCAGGTCAGCCCCGGCCCCTCAGGTGCGCCCCGCATGCACTGCAGCCCCGACGGGGAGTGGCTGGTGCCTGTGGGACGATGCCACTGTGAGCCCGGCTACGAGGAAGGCGGCAGTggtgaaggatgcctgg CCTGTCCCAGCGGCTCCTACCGGGCGGACGCAGATGCGCCCCATTGTGTCAAGTGCCCAGGACACAGCGCAGCTGAGTCCGAGGGGGCCACCCTCTGCATCTGCCACAGCGGCCATTTCCGAGCCCCTGGGGAGGGCCCCCAGGTGTCCTGCACAC GACCCCCCTCAGTTCCCCGAAACCTGAGCTTCTCTGTGTTGGGGACTCAGCTCTCGCTGCGTTGGGAACCCCCGGCGGATATGGGGGGGCGCCAGGATGTGAGGTACAGCGTGGGGTGTTCACAGTGCCGGGGAGCAGCGGTGGACGGGGGGCCCTGCCAGCCCTGCGGGGGAAGTGTGCGCTTTTCCCCAGGAGCCAGCGGGCTCACGGCGCCAGCCGTGCGCGTCAACGGCCTTGAACCCTACGCCAACTACACCTTTAATGTGGAGGCCCAGAACGGAGTGTCGGGGCTGGGCACCTCCACCCCCGCCAGCGCCTCCCTGAGCGTCAGCATGGGCCACGCAG AGTCCCTGTCAGGCCTGTCCCTGAGGCTGGTGAAGAAGGAGCCGCGGCAGCTGGAACTGACCTGGGCAGGATCCAGGCCGCGCAGCCCCGAGGCGAACCTGAGCTATGAGCTGCACGTGCTGAATCAG GACGAAGAACGGCATCAGATGGTTCTGGAACCCAGGGTCTTGCTGACTGAGCTGCAGCCAGACACCACGTACATTGTCAGGGTTCGAATGTTAACCCCTCTAGGTCCTGGCCCGTTCTCCCCTGACCATGAGTTTCGGACAAGCCCACCAG TTTCCAGGGGCCTGACCGGAGGAGAGATTGTGGCCATCATCTTCGGGCTGCTGCTGGGTGTCGCTCTGCTGATGGGGATGCTCTTCTTCCGATCAAG gaaAGCGCAGCGGAGACACCCGCAGAGGCAACGTGACCGTGTCGCCGAAGTGAACCGAG AGGACAAGCTGTGGCTGAAGCCTTATGTGGACCTCCAAGCGTATGAGGACCCTGCCCAGGGAGCCCTGGACTTCACCCAGGAGCTTGATCCAGGCTGGCTGATTGTGGACACTGTCATAGGGGAAG GAGAGTTTGGAGAAGTCTATCGAGGGACCCTGAAAATCCCTAGCCAGGACTGTAAGACTGTGGCCATTAAGACCTTGAAAGACACGTCTCCAGACGGCCAGTGGTGGAACTTCCTTCGAGAGGCAACTATCATGGGCCAGTTCAACCACCCGCACATTTTGCACCTGGAAGGCGTTGTCACAAAGC GAAAGCCCATCATGATCATCACGGAGTTTATGGAGAATGGAGCCCTGGATGCCTTCCTGAGG GAGCGGGAGGACCAGCTGGTCCCTGGGCAGCTGGTGGCCATGCTGCAGGGCATTGCATCTGGCATGAACTACCTCAGTGACCACAATTACGTCCACCGGGACCTCGCGGCCAGGAACATCTTAGTGAGTCAGAACCTGTGCTGCAAGGTGTCTGACTTCGGCCTGACCCGCCTCCTGGACAACTTCGATGGCACCTATGAAACCCAG GGGGGAAAGATCCCCATCCGTTGGACAGCCCCTGAAGCCATTGCCCACCGCACCTTCACCACAGCCAGCGATGTGTGGAGCTTTGGGATTGTGATGTGGGAGGTGCTGAGTTTTGGAGACAAGCCCTATGGGGAGATGAGCAATCAGGAG GTAATGAAGAGCATTGAGGATGGGTACCGGCTGCCGCCTCCCGTGGACTGCCCTGCCCCTCTCTATGAACTCATGAAGAACTGCTGGGCCTATGACCGGGCCCGTCGGCCCTCCTTCCACCAGCTGAAGGCACATCTGGACCAGTTGCTTGCCAACCCCCACTCACTGCGGACCATTGCTAACTTTGATCCCAG GGTGACGCTTCGCCTGCCCAGCCTCAGTGGCTCCGACGGGATCCCCTATCGAAGCGTCCCCGAGTGGCTGGAGTCC ATACGCATGAAACGCTACATTCTGCACTTCCGCTCAGCGGGGCTGGACACCATGGAGTGTGTGCTCGAGCTGACGGCCGA GGACctggcccagatggggatcacgCTGCCAGGACACCAGAAGCGCATTCTTTGCAGTATTCAGGGATTCAAGGActga
- the ZYX gene encoding zyxin isoform X1, whose amino-acid sequence MAAPRPPPAISVSVSAPAFYAPQKKFGPVVAPKPKVNPFRPGDGEPPPAAGAQRAQMGRVGEVPPPPPEDFPLPPPPVLGDGDESEGALGAAFPPPPPPLEEPFPSESLEEEIFPSPPPPPLDEEGGPEAALPPPPPQPREKVSSIDLEIDSLSSLLDDMTRNDPFKSRVSSGYVPPPVTTPFSHKSNTKPATGSTAPLPPWKSPSSSQPLPQAQAQAQPPSQGQLPVQPRPQAQAQAQPQPVPLANTQPRGPPAPSPAPKFSPVTPKFTPVASKFSPGAPGGPGSQPNQKLGSPEVPSSSSTGSPQPPSFTYAQQKEKPRVQEKQHPVPPPPAQNQNQVRSPGAPGPLSLKEVQELEQLTQQLMHDMEHPQRQNVAVNESCGRCHQPLARTQPAVRALGQLFHITCFTCHQCGQQLQGQQFYSLEGAPYCEGCYTDTLEKCNTCGQPITDRMLRATGKAYHPQCFTCVVCACPLEGTSFIVDQANRPHCVPDYHKQYAPRCSVCEGPIMPEPGREETVRVVALDKNFHMKCYKCEDCGKPLSIEADDNGCFPLDGHVLCRKCHTARAQT is encoded by the exons ATGGcggccccccgcccgcctcccgcgATCTCCGTGTCGGTGTCGGCTCCGGCCTTTTACGCCCCGCAGAAGAAGTTCGGCCCGGTGGTGGCCCCGAAGCCCAAAGTGAATCCTTTCCGGCCCGGGGACGGGGAGCCCCCGCCGGCCGCCGGGGCCCAGCGCGCGCAGATGGGCCGGGTGGGCGAggtgcccccgccgcccccggaag actttcccctgcctccccctcctgtCCTTGGGGATGGCGACGAGTCCGAGGGTGCTCTAGGAGCTgccttcccacctccccctccccctctggaGGAACCGTTCCCCTCTGAGTCTCTGGAGGAGGAGATCTTCCCTTCCCCGCCACCGCCTCCCCTGGACGAAGAGGGAGGGCCTGAGGCCGCCCTACCTCCCCCCCCACCACAG CCCAGGGAGAAGGTGAGCAGTATTGATTTGGAGATCGACTCTTTGTCCTCACTGCTGGATGACATGACCAGGAATGATCCCTTCAAATCCCGA GTGTCATCTGGATATGTGCCCCCACCAGTCACCACTCCGTTCAGTCACAAGTCCAATACTAAGCCTGCAACGGGGAGCacagcacccctgcccccttgGAAGTCCCCTTCCagctcccagcctctgccccaggctcaggctcaggctcagccTCCCAGCCAGGGCCAGCTCCCTGTGcagccccggccccaggcccaggcccaggcccaacCCCAGCCTGTGCCTTTGGCTAACACTCAGCCTCGAGgacccccagccccatccccagccccTAAGTTTTCTCCAGTGACTCCCAAGTTTACTCCTGTGGCTTCCAAGTTCAgccctggagccccaggtggACCCGGCTCACAGCCCAATCAGAAGTTGGGGTCCCCTGAAGTTCCCTCTTCCAGTAGCACTGGCTCCCCTCAGCCCCCCAGCTTCACCTATGctcagcagaaggagaagccccGGGTGCAGGAGAAGCAGCATCCAGTGCCACCGCCACCGGCTCAAAACCAAAATCAG GTACGctcccctggggccccgggaCCTCTGAGTCTGAAGGAGGTGCAGGAGCTGGAGCAGCTGACCCAGCAGCTAATGCACGACATGGAGCACCCTCAGAGGCAGAATGTGGCTGTCAATG AGTCCTGTGGCCGGTGTCATCAGCCCCTGGCACGCACACAGCCCGCGGTTCGAGCCCTGGGACAGCTGTTCCACATCACCTGCTTCACCTGCCACCAGTGTGGGCAGCAACTGCAAGGACAGCAGTTCTACAGCCTGGAGGGGGCGCCCTACTGTGAGGGCTGCTACACT GACACTCTGGAGAAGTGCAACACGTGTGGGCAGCCCATCACTGATCGCATGCTGAGGGCCACGGGCAAAGCCTACCACCCGCAGTGCTTCACGTGCGTGGTCTGCGCCTGCCCACTGGAGGGCACCTCCTTCATCGTGGACCAGGCCAACCGGCCCCACTGTGTACCTGACTACCACAA GCAGTATGCCCCCAGGTGCTCCGTCTGCGAAGGGCCCATCATGCCTGAGCCCGGCCGCGAGGAGACCGTGCGAGTGGTCGCTCTGGACAAGAACTTCCACATGAAGTGCTACAAGTGCGAG gACTGCGGGAAGCCACTGTCCATCGAGGCAGATGACAATGGCTGCTTCCCCCTGGACGGCCACGTGCTCTGCCGGAAGTGCCACACCGCCAGAGCCCAGACCTGA
- the ZYX gene encoding zyxin isoform X2 — protein sequence MAAPRPPPAISVSVSAPAFYAPQKKFGPVVAPKPKVNPFRPGDGEPPPAAGAQRAQMGRVGEVPPPPPEDFPLPPPPVLGDGDESEGALGAAFPPPPPPLEEPFPSESLEEEIFPSPPPPPLDEEGGPEAALPPPPPQVSSGYVPPPVTTPFSHKSNTKPATGSTAPLPPWKSPSSSQPLPQAQAQAQPPSQGQLPVQPRPQAQAQAQPQPVPLANTQPRGPPAPSPAPKFSPVTPKFTPVASKFSPGAPGGPGSQPNQKLGSPEVPSSSSTGSPQPPSFTYAQQKEKPRVQEKQHPVPPPPAQNQNQVRSPGAPGPLSLKEVQELEQLTQQLMHDMEHPQRQNVAVNESCGRCHQPLARTQPAVRALGQLFHITCFTCHQCGQQLQGQQFYSLEGAPYCEGCYTDTLEKCNTCGQPITDRMLRATGKAYHPQCFTCVVCACPLEGTSFIVDQANRPHCVPDYHKQYAPRCSVCEGPIMPEPGREETVRVVALDKNFHMKCYKCEDCGKPLSIEADDNGCFPLDGHVLCRKCHTARAQT from the exons ATGGcggccccccgcccgcctcccgcgATCTCCGTGTCGGTGTCGGCTCCGGCCTTTTACGCCCCGCAGAAGAAGTTCGGCCCGGTGGTGGCCCCGAAGCCCAAAGTGAATCCTTTCCGGCCCGGGGACGGGGAGCCCCCGCCGGCCGCCGGGGCCCAGCGCGCGCAGATGGGCCGGGTGGGCGAggtgcccccgccgcccccggaag actttcccctgcctccccctcctgtCCTTGGGGATGGCGACGAGTCCGAGGGTGCTCTAGGAGCTgccttcccacctccccctccccctctggaGGAACCGTTCCCCTCTGAGTCTCTGGAGGAGGAGATCTTCCCTTCCCCGCCACCGCCTCCCCTGGACGAAGAGGGAGGGCCTGAGGCCGCCCTACCTCCCCCCCCACCACAG GTGTCATCTGGATATGTGCCCCCACCAGTCACCACTCCGTTCAGTCACAAGTCCAATACTAAGCCTGCAACGGGGAGCacagcacccctgcccccttgGAAGTCCCCTTCCagctcccagcctctgccccaggctcaggctcaggctcagccTCCCAGCCAGGGCCAGCTCCCTGTGcagccccggccccaggcccaggcccaggcccaacCCCAGCCTGTGCCTTTGGCTAACACTCAGCCTCGAGgacccccagccccatccccagccccTAAGTTTTCTCCAGTGACTCCCAAGTTTACTCCTGTGGCTTCCAAGTTCAgccctggagccccaggtggACCCGGCTCACAGCCCAATCAGAAGTTGGGGTCCCCTGAAGTTCCCTCTTCCAGTAGCACTGGCTCCCCTCAGCCCCCCAGCTTCACCTATGctcagcagaaggagaagccccGGGTGCAGGAGAAGCAGCATCCAGTGCCACCGCCACCGGCTCAAAACCAAAATCAG GTACGctcccctggggccccgggaCCTCTGAGTCTGAAGGAGGTGCAGGAGCTGGAGCAGCTGACCCAGCAGCTAATGCACGACATGGAGCACCCTCAGAGGCAGAATGTGGCTGTCAATG AGTCCTGTGGCCGGTGTCATCAGCCCCTGGCACGCACACAGCCCGCGGTTCGAGCCCTGGGACAGCTGTTCCACATCACCTGCTTCACCTGCCACCAGTGTGGGCAGCAACTGCAAGGACAGCAGTTCTACAGCCTGGAGGGGGCGCCCTACTGTGAGGGCTGCTACACT GACACTCTGGAGAAGTGCAACACGTGTGGGCAGCCCATCACTGATCGCATGCTGAGGGCCACGGGCAAAGCCTACCACCCGCAGTGCTTCACGTGCGTGGTCTGCGCCTGCCCACTGGAGGGCACCTCCTTCATCGTGGACCAGGCCAACCGGCCCCACTGTGTACCTGACTACCACAA GCAGTATGCCCCCAGGTGCTCCGTCTGCGAAGGGCCCATCATGCCTGAGCCCGGCCGCGAGGAGACCGTGCGAGTGGTCGCTCTGGACAAGAACTTCCACATGAAGTGCTACAAGTGCGAG gACTGCGGGAAGCCACTGTCCATCGAGGCAGATGACAATGGCTGCTTCCCCCTGGACGGCCACGTGCTCTGCCGGAAGTGCCACACCGCCAGAGCCCAGACCTGA